The segment AAAACCACTCTGTCACTAGATTTGAGTCACTTTTCGTCATTCAAGTTTATTCACTTTCTTCCAATAGTACAGTATTTgacaaaggggaaaaaaagaataaacttgtccatttcagtttgtttttgtcAGGTCCAACTCTGTGATAATAGCATAAAAGCATAATCAACCATGGAACTGGATGATGTTGACTCCTAACTATTGCACCCAGGTTTGGTGTTAGCTTTCAAGTAATAACAGGAAAGTTGCTTGCAGCAATCCATTTCCAGCCTAAAATTGAAAACGTCTCGCTAAAAGCATCAATAGTCATAGTTCCTGATAAGTTATAGTGAGAAGAACCAAAGAGTTGATACATACATATTTGGGGCTGGCTGTCAGGGGAAACTTATAAAACCAGCACCCTAGCACAAGCTCACATCTTCAGATGAGCCTAACTGTTAAGACCTCAGGCCGAAAATACTATTTCGATAATTAAAAATCAGGGGAGGTGGATACAATTTAATAAGTTGTGCCCTAAATACTCCTTCAATAAGTTTGGATCAAATAgtgaatattattatatcaacaGAAACCAGGCTGCCAGACTAATGTTGCCCTTTTTTGACATTTCAGCCATGACcctttaatatttcttcttaAACATCAATGCAGAGAGCAGCCATGACCTTTGATCATGATAATTCCAAAGCCATAATTCCGCTCTcttttttgatgaattataCCGATATCATTGTCACAAGAAAAATGAggcaaggagaaaaaaataaaaataaaaaacattgccTTGTCAAACTCGGTATATTCAGAGCAATGCATGCGATAATAGCAAACAGATCGCAGAAAAAACCAATACTTGTATGATggttcttaaaaaagaaattatgaaaatcaaGTCCAACAAACCAGGAAGATAGCCATAAGCTAGAGAGATCATaactccaagaaaaataaaagagaagaacaCGATGATGATGATCCAACCAAGCATTTAAAAGAAGCCAATAAAATACAAACAGGAAGAAAGAGGGATGAGAAAAACTGACGTATCAGAAACAGTCATGATTTGATGCTCTTGGAAATACAgaagcctctctctctctctcttcttttgctcttgaaaaacaacaaatgcCTTTGGCCGTTAATCTAAAGAGAGAACCAATGAGGAGATTCCAGACCAGCTGGCTACTTGCCTGTCATTTGCATTTGTTCTTCTGCTATTTGCCCACGTGACACTTatctctattattattattatagcccCCAAGTTTTCTACGAATGTTGATTGATCTCTCCTTTTCCTAATTTCTTTGGATTATAggcaattataatttatttttttaccgaaTAATCTTCTTCAAGTAAGTTGTTATTAATTAGTTGAAAGATCTCATAGAGCACCGAGTGAGTCCATTCAGATTATTGTTGAAATTCTTggatatataaatatttgaaaaaataaatttattaaacttacTCACAcccaacttgattttttttctgaaataattaaattatagtaATTGTTAGTGAAAAGTATCGggagaaataattttatttttaataaaattagcaTTGTTTAGAAACAATTCAATCTTTGAGAAagatatttatacaattattgtATAGttgaaaatactaatttttttctgtGTGTGAAAAGTACCcgataaaatgtatttttataaaaattacttgacatttaaaaaaaattaaaaatattttatttccacgtgataattaaaattcaaaagcatGTAAGAAACCTGAGaggataatgaaattaaattactttaattaaaatttaaaatatcaaaataaaatcattgtctttctttctttcttttaatcaaTGAATCATACTAAGAGGTTTTGCAAGTGTTGACAATactaatacaaatatttttccatatttattatcacaaataatttttaatttatttaattatatgtacaatataaaatttttaatttatattttgaattttttataaataaagaatatatcaaaaaaatttgcatatataaattttttttaaaaaaaaatatctaacctGTGAGCGTAGCTCACGCaccatctaattattttttaattggagcacataatataatataacaaaaaaataataagggccTAATAAGGCTGGTTTGCTGAGGCAGGCCCGCACATGGCCCTAACAATGAGCCAGGGAACAGCCCAAATCACCCGCATTCAATGAGCCGATTATCACATTAAGAGCACCCTTCTGGGCCTAGGTGAAGTAGGCCATAGCGAACATGTCCAGATTCTTAACGATGGAACATATATACTGTTTATGCATTGCTTAAGAGTTAAAATCACGTCTCCTGGAGGATGGTGGGGGCGATCATTAGGGTTTAAACAAACAAGTTTAGGGTTCCAAGGACAGTAACATATAAAAACACTTCAGAGCTCCAACATGATTTCATGATTACATCTAACTTCTCATCAGACTTGTATTTCTCATGCATGATATCAGGGGTCCATCAAACACTAGCTCGCATCATGCCCCTGAAAGGCACTGCACAAATTGTTTAAAACCTTTTGAGTCAATTTTACGCCGGCTTGCTGAAACTAGTGCTTTACATGTCATGGCTGATGTAGTTCCATGGAGTATGGACTCCCTTCCTGCCAGTCTGCGTTGGTGTGCTGCTTACGCATCTTCTCGGCCTGTCGACAAGAAATGTGCAGTCAGCTTGGCTAAATTCCTACACTCAAGAAACACGAGTCGAACATCAGAGCTTGGTAAAATCAAGTACCATTGATCAGGAAAACTGAGGGTGCACTGAACTCAGGTTTTGAATTCTTTCCAAGAGATAACGTTGTTGAATTCTTTGGAACGCATTAAGAAATCGAAATGACAGAGTATGCCGGTCATTTCAGCGGTCTTCATCTCACGTTTTATGGTACAAATTCGATGTTTCGGGAGGCTTTGTTATTGCTCAAACTAGCTTCAATCCATGTCACCCTTGTTTATTATGTGTTTAGTATTACGGTTTACggtgttttttgaaatatttttttaatttaaaaaatatattaaaaatatatttttttcaaaaaaaaaatattttattttagacattaccatatcaaaatttaatattttctcaaataaaaaacactttataaaacatgttataaCGCAAATACAGAGACTTTCTGATATTTCCTAGCACATTCCAACCCAGAGAAATCAAAGACGGTGACCGGTGAGAACACCAATAGATGCCTAACCCAAGGGCTCTTTGGTGGAAATCCACCAAACTGTCCCCTTCATTTTTCCAATCTCTCACGCCAAATTGTTTTGAAGTATCCCATATTTGAATTCAATATTCAGCCCAATTACAACCAACCCtccgagagagagagatcattaTGGCCGAGCAGCCTGTATGTGTGAATCAGCTAACGTATATTTCCAATAATGCATTATCTCAACATGATTTAGACAGGACAACGGTAAAAAGCTGCTAGATTTTCTTTGGTGAAAGCAGAATAAATCGCGACTAGAAATTCTTGCTAGAGAATTAATTATAATCCGGATACTTTTTGCTAATTCCGAAGACTTCATAAGTCGAATTTTCAAATGAGAGATTGCAGTTCTCTATATTTTACCAAAACAAGTAATTCCAAGTCTAAGATGGTACCTAGGAAACACCAGTAACAGATTTCCACGCgttgaaaatattgtttatcTGAATGTCAAACTCGGCAAAGTTTACCAAACTAAAGAATATGGGAGGCTGTTTTTGCTATAAATACTACAAACCTTGTTCATTGCATGCATTACCACCTTACCTTCTTTGCTTTTATTATCTTATCTCTTTGTATCCAATAATGGCTCCTTCTCTGCggttccttttgtttctttcagCAACCTTGTTCTTTATGCAGACTCTGGCAGAGGCTGCAACATGTAGCGACTGTTTCATTCATTCTCGGGCAGCTTACTATCCAAATTCTGATGAAAATGGAACTGATAGTAAGAGACCTCTACTAAAATAttagaagaataaaaacaattaaattaactgTGCACTTATTACCAATTGAGCAGGCATTCTTATGAGTCTCTTTTCATGAATTGCAGCTGGCAGATGTGGATATGGTTCATTTGGAGCAACACTGAATGGTGGGGATGTAGCAGCCGCATCTGACCTCTACCGTGATGGTGTCGGTTGTGGTGCTTGCTATCAGGTACCAATTAAAAGCATCATGATTGCAAACCAGCttgtaacccaaaaaaaaaaaagaattgcaaacatacattttttttttcctgctataGCATTATATGGCATGATTCTGTTATTGGTTCTCTTTAAGCGTCGAAATACTCACCATAATGGTTTACTGAACCAGGTAAGGTGCACCAACAGTTACTATTGCACTGACAACGGAGTGACCATTGTTATAACTGACCAAGGATCAAGTGATAATACCGACTTTATTCTCAGCAGACGAGCCTTCGGTCGGATGGCTCAAACCACAGATGCAGCTGCATCTTTATTAGCCCTTGGAGTAGTTGATATTGAATATAGACGGTAAGTTATACATAATAAGACTTGAAGCAAGaaactcttattttttcatttacaaGAGACAGGTGAAAGCAAGTTTAAGaatgactaaaaaaaaagactactTTTAATAGGGTGAGCAAAAAGAAGTATATTCTTGGTTTTAATCATCAGCAGAGCAAGCATTTCAAATAATCTCCCCAAAGATGAACTCTTAGAAATAGCAACTTGAGCATAGAAGGGTTATCAAGCATCCTTATTCCTTCGTTTTCATGATGAAAACTTCCCCTGCTCTTTATTTCATGAAGGTTTGTCATGTACAGTGGACTATTGAACTCTTTCTCCATGCAGTGTTTCATGCAGCTATCCATACAAAAATATAACCATCAAAATCGACGAGAACAGCAACTATCCTTATTATCTGGGTTTTGTCATTTGGTATCAACAAGGAAGAAGCGATATTACTGCTGTTCAGCTATGCGAGGTAATATGCACATCTTGTAATAATATCAAATGCACCTTTTATTAAATATGCCTAGTCAAAGATGACGGAAAAGGGAATATTAGCTGATATAACACAGGAAAAGAAACTGGATATAAAGAAAGTAAAATCAGCAACTAGTCTCTAGCTCATTGAATGAAAACAACCAAAtttaaatcatccaaattttaaaTGTTCTTTGAGTCACCGAAACTGTTACTAACAAAAGTTCTATTATGTGCAGACGCAAAATTTTGTATGCAAGCTCTTGGACAGAAGCTACGGATCTGTATGGACAACTACCTCTCCCCCCAGTGGACCCTTGTCACTAAGAATGTTATTCAGTGATGAAAATGGAGATGAGACATGGGTAGTTCCAGTCAACAACATACCTAATGACTGGAAAGCTGGAGAAACATATGATACAGGAGTACAAGTAAACTTATGAAGTCATGGGAAGCAGATAAATCTATCCAAATAAGCCCGCTGCACTtcgtttatttattatttatcctttatttttgtACACGGGTATAGGGTCTAAGAAACTCACGAAAGTAATCATTTTAATGTTGACTATAAAAATTCCTGGTATactaataaaatttgatttcttataaCTTTACTTTCCTCAACATTAGCCAGAAAGTCTGCTACTAGTCAACATCACTAATCCCAGTAATGGAAAAGACTGCACCTGTCCCTTTAGATattcttataaattaatatacttCGGTGCATAGCAGAGTTACTAACGAATAAAGTTTCCAACTTCTATAAATTGATCACTGTTGGCACTTGAAGGGGAGAATGGGCAAAAATTCGTGCGTAAGTGAAGTTCAACATCTGACGGTTAACGCTTATTCCATCTAACAATTACTACATAGCTGTAcatatataaagagaaaatcAGCTGATGTCAGCATCCTCATCTGATTGTACTAAATAGCTTGTCATTCTTTCATAATCAGAGAAAAACAGCATCAAGCAGCATCTTTGTATAAAATTCCACAGATAATGCAATCACACTGGAATCCTTGCAACAATGACATGGTGTCATGTTAGTATCGGAGACTTCATTTTGGTTAGAGAAAAACAAAGCTGTAGATAAATATGACAAGAATTATGGTTCTCCTTTCATGATATCTCTTTACCTTATAATTTCAAAGTTCTTTAGCATGCACTTAAAATCTGTAAATCTCTATGCCACCTTCAGAATGCTCCCATATGTATCCTAGAAATTTGCAGGAGGGATAACCTTTTAAGTGGAGAGTTTACTCTCATGCAATCCATCTCTAACTGTTAGCAAAAGCAATTAAGTTCAGCTTATCTAAAACCAAACGTGTGTTCATTTGAGCtcaaaacaaacataatttcaaaCTAGAGATTCTGTTAGTGAGAGAACTAGCTTACAGCCTCCATTGCTATAGCTAATATTGTGTGTTCTTGCAGAAAGGAAGTCAGATTTGGCTAGAGTAACTCAATATATTACTGGTTTGCAGGAACTTTTGTGTTCCATTATCATGTAAAACAACCTTGTCATAATCCTGAATATTTCTGCTTCAAGTTTGGAAAggtacaaataaaaattttccaCAGTTTCCTTTAGTTTACATATGAACTGACAGAAGCATGTAATAAAATTCATGCCCACTTTCTAAaacttgggggggggggggggggggggggggggcggggGGATTCCAAGACAATCTCATGATTGTTTTACGTGCTACCCAAATGTTCATCCATAACTTGAAGGGGTGGACAACTTGAACCAAATCTAACTTCATCTGTGCTACAGTCACTTAATAATAACAACAGCAACAAAGGCCTTTAAGTATAGGATAGTTTTCTCACTCATATAACTCCTCGAGTGGAAGTTGCATTCAgaatcaaataaggatacaactTTAAAGTTGAATTAACCACTTCCTCTGACAGATATAGATAATGAGTTGCATGGGAGATCAAGACTCCACTTATCTGTTAATTTGAAACTTCAGTTGACAGATACTATTGCCCCACTTTATGATATTGTTGATACTATCCTTTCTAATTCAAGTAATCTAAACCAAGTTAGATCTAAGCAGTTCTGGATCAAACTCAAATGTCGAACACCTCATGGAACTAGACACAAGAATTGATACCAATTCGGTTTAACGGCACCAATCACCAAACATTGTACACATGTTTCACATTACAAAAGACTACTATTCACAAGAACAAAATTTTAACTTTAGCAAAATTTTATCTTACTCTCACAAAGTTGCTATGCAGAAGTTAAATACGTATTCTGATAAggggaaaatataaaaaacataaaacacccTTATAATGCTCCCACGATGTATAGGTCAACTACAAAAGTACACATTGACATGAATGGAGTAGAATAGTAGGACTATAAGATAATGAAACAACAAAGTATATTCAATGCTGAGTTTGTAACCAAAACCGTAGATAAAGGCCAATGGCATAATACATTTCATGCAAAACAAATGTGCTATCAGCTTATCATGGCTTTTAGAGTTCAGActggaaaacaaaagaaatcagtTTTAACACACCTCTTCAGCTACTAATCAGTGTGACCTTATCTTTACAAGTTGCAGCTGGATATGGTATCCTTAAACAGTTACAAGGTTTTTTCTCAGGGAAAATCAGCGGTTTGAACAAGTTAGCCCATCGCCTGGAGTCCACGTGCTTCCTGGGATTCACACTTGACATCCAAAGGACTTCCGTATTTCCCATTGCAATAATTGTCATTTTGGCCATGTCCAATTGAAAAggtgtatttttaaaacttgcTAAACAGTATGGCCGAGTTTCAAGTCCTATTAGAATCTATATTAGACAATTTGATCTGAGCAGCCGCCTCACTCAACATTGAGTGCCTCCTTGAAGTGAAAACCATTTTTGAATTAAGAGTCTTATTCTTCAGAGTCATTCTCAAATTTTCTACATCATCCCACCTCCCTCCAGCGGCATATGTGtttgataataacaaatatgGAACAACATGATTTGGAAATAACTTAATCAGTTGCTTGGCCAGGATCTCTCCAGGTTCTGAAATACAGTGGGCCCTACAAGCTGAAAGAAGATCTCCCCATAAAGTAGGCTCTACCTCTGTATGCATCTTCCTTGTGAGATCTTCTGATGGTTCTTTCAAACCTACCTGGCCAAGGAGATCAACCAGACAACCATAGTGTTCAGGCTTTGGttgaatcttatattttttatgcattagATCAAAGTACCACCAACCATTCCAAACCATCCCTGAATGTGAGCATGCAGACAAAACACTCATAAAAGTAGCATCATTTGGCATAGGACCTCCCTTCTCCATCTCCCTGAACATTTCTAGCGCTTTGTCTCCATGTCCATGCATACCGTATCCAATGATCATAGAATTCCATGACACCACACTTTTTTCAGGCATCTTATCAAACACTTCTCTAGCCAAATCCATTGCCCCACATTTTGCATACATGGTTAATAGAGCAGTTGAGAGTAACATATCAGGCTTAATCCCATTATCCT is part of the Populus nigra chromosome 8, ddPopNigr1.1, whole genome shotgun sequence genome and harbors:
- the LOC133701939 gene encoding pentatricopeptide repeat-containing protein At1g08070, chloroplastic-like — its product is MYERDIFTWNSMISGYAGVGDMEAARGLFEKMPSRDVVSWNCMIDGFARIKDVSMAAKFFDEMPLRNVVSWNVMLALYLRCKKYSDCLRFFDMMVGGDFVPDVASLVSVLTSCAELKMLDQGKWVHSYMKDNGIKPDMLLSTALLTMYAKCGAMDLAREVFDKMPEKSVVSWNSMIIGYGMHGHGDKALEMFREMEKGGPMPNDATFMSVLSACSHSGMVWNGWWYFDLMHKKYKIQPKPEHYGCLVDLLGQVGLKEPSEDLTRKMHTEVEPTLWGDLLSACRAHCISEPGEILAKQLIKLFPNHVVPYLLLSNTYAAGGRWDDVENLRMTLKNKTLNSKMVFTSRRHSMLSEAAAQIKLSNIDSNRT
- the LOC133700375 gene encoding expansin-like B1, which encodes MAPSLRFLLFLSATLFFMQTLAEAATCSDCFIHSRAAYYPNSDENGTDTGRCGYGSFGATLNGGDVAAASDLYRDGVGCGACYQVRCTNSYYCTDNGVTIVITDQGSSDNTDFILSRRAFGRMAQTTDAAASLLALGVVDIEYRRVSCSYPYKNITIKIDENSNYPYYLGFVIWYQQGRSDITAVQLCETQNFVCKLLDRSYGSVWTTTSPPSGPLSLRMLFSDENGDETWVVPVNNIPNDWKAGETYDTGVQVNL